GGCTTGATAAGAGAGGAAGTGTATCATAAAAAATGCGTGAGGAAAAGAGGGGGACGGATCCGCGTCACTCGCGGCCGATCTTGACGTCCTTGACGACGGCGCCTTTCGGGCCGAAGGGCGGGAGGTCTTTTCCGTTGAACTGGATCTTCACCCCGCCCGCGTTCCCGAAGCTGACCAGGAAATAATCCGACGCCCTCCAGATGACCTTCTGGCCGGGCTGAAGGAAGACTTCCTTGGTATCGCCGCCGTCGATCCGTGCCGAAACCCAGCTCGACTCCACGGCCTCGACCACCAGGACGAGGTCTCCCGCCGGGGCGGAGGATACGACCGGCGGGGAAGTCGCGGGAGGAACGGGGCGCGCGGCCGGAGCGGAGGGCGCTTGCGGCGCGGGAGGCGCCCCGGGCGGGTTTACGGCCAAGGGCATTTTTTCAACCGGAGGCTTTCCGATCGTCCCGGGGGAGCTTGGAGACGAAAGCAGTTTGGGAATCACGGGGGCCTTGGGCGCCCCGGCCGGTGAAGATTCGGGGGGGATCGGAACGCCGGCCGGCTTCGACACGGCCTCATTGAGTGCGGGTTTGTTGACGGCCGGCTCGGTCAGATCCGGAGGCGGTTCCGACGGGCTCGGCGTCTCCGGGACGGGCGAGGACGGCGCACGGGAACCGGACCCTTCCTCCTTATCGGTCGAACGCCGGGCGTTCATGCTGTAGACCGTCAGGATCGCCAGGCCCAGCACGACCACGACCGCCATCTGGGCGACGCGGCCCTGAAGCTTTCTCCGGCTGTTCTGGAGCTCCTGCGTTTGTTCGGAGTGCCGCTGGGTCTCGTCCCGCTGTTGAAAGAAGGCCTGTGCCGACTGGGAAAACCGGCCCATCGTGTCCTCGTCGTCCAGGCCCAGACAGCGACCATAGGCCCGGACGAAGCCCCGGGCGAAAACTTCGCCCGGAAATTTCTCCAGGCGGTTCTCCTCCAGCGCCTGGATATGGTCCGGGCTGATCCGGGTCAACCGGGCCACCTCCCCGACCGAAAGCCCGTGTTCCTCGCGTATTCTTCGCAGGTATTCCCCGATGGATTCCATGGCGCTTCCCCCCCGGCTTAACGGATCAGCTCAAGGCTCTGTTTCGCTTTTTTCGCCAGTTCGCTGTCCGGCGCGAGGCGGATCACGTGTTGAAACTCCTGCTTGGCCAGGGGGTTGGAACCGGTCTTGAAATAGGCCTGTCCGAGAAAATAGTGCACCTCGGTATAGTCCGGTGCGATCTTCAACGCCCCGTTGAAGGCGTCCACGGCCTCCTGATACTGCCCGTCCTTGTAATAGGCCTGACCCAG
The sequence above is drawn from the Nitrospiria bacterium genome and encodes:
- a CDS encoding RodZ domain-containing protein; the protein is MESIGEYLRRIREEHGLSVGEVARLTRISPDHIQALEENRLEKFPGEVFARGFVRAYGRCLGLDDEDTMGRFSQSAQAFFQQRDETQRHSEQTQELQNSRRKLQGRVAQMAVVVVLGLAILTVYSMNARRSTDKEEGSGSRAPSSPVPETPSPSEPPPDLTEPAVNKPALNEAVSKPAGVPIPPESSPAGAPKAPVIPKLLSSPSSPGTIGKPPVEKMPLAVNPPGAPPAPQAPSAPAARPVPPATSPPVVSSAPAGDLVLVVEAVESSWVSARIDGGDTKEVFLQPGQKVIWRASDYFLVSFGNAGGVKIQFNGKDLPPFGPKGAVVKDVKIGRE